A single Halarcobacter anaerophilus DNA region contains:
- a CDS encoding RloB family protein gives MGRRRGGDKLHNKKKELEKKDFQRKTNDKATVPDVIIACEDSVSSPTYFQKIIDKLIEDKRITQDSFIIVSHSGKTHPTGVLEDLKNYSDENNKKYTDFEHKWIVIDRDMERVNGGGHTAEDFNNAIKNAKSKRKDLNIEVAYSNDSFELWYLLHFDYRSTAILRDEIIKKVIEKLKKVEPHKFSKLNKDNIKEKNYTQMIFDTLLDKQEIAINNAKNLLSFHGSSHNPEQDNPATKVHILVETLNNLGMSNKSSQ, from the coding sequence ATGGGTAGAAGAAGAGGTGGAGACAAACTACATAATAAAAAGAAAGAATTAGAAAAAAAAGATTTTCAAAGAAAAACAAATGATAAAGCTACTGTACCTGATGTAATTATAGCTTGTGAAGATAGTGTATCATCACCAACTTACTTTCAAAAAATCATAGATAAACTTATTGAAGATAAGAGAATCACTCAAGATTCTTTTATCATTGTCTCTCATAGTGGGAAAACACATCCCACGGGCGTTTTAGAAGATTTAAAAAACTATTCAGACGAAAATAATAAAAAATATACAGATTTTGAACACAAGTGGATTGTAATAGATAGAGATATGGAAAGAGTAAACGGTGGAGGACATACAGCAGAAGATTTCAATAATGCTATAAAAAATGCAAAAAGTAAAAGAAAAGATTTAAATATTGAAGTTGCCTACAGTAATGATTCTTTTGAACTATGGTATTTATTGCATTTTGACTATAGAAGTACTGCAATTTTAAGAGATGAAATTATCAAAAAAGTTATTGAAAAGTTAAAAAAGGTTGAACCACATAAATTTTCTAAATTAAATAAAGATAATATCAAAGAAAAAAACTACACACAAATGATTTTTGATACCTTATTAGACAAACAAGAAATTGCAATTAATAATGCAAAAAATCTTTTAAGTTTTCATGGTAGCTCTCATAATCCTGAACAAGACAATCCAGCAACAAAAGTTCACATATTGGTTGAAACTTTGAATAACTTAGGAATGTCTAACAAGTCCTCGCAGTGA
- a CDS encoding AAA family ATPase, whose protein sequence is MLVEFTVNNFKSIKDTVRFSMLTSSKDEGNSFEKRKYNLLKSAILYGANASGKSNFLRAMAFMSRFVLNKYKIIQSTDKLPHEPFRLSTETEDASSSFEIVFFIDDIKYRYGFEIDNELVYSEWLYADEKGKEAKLFYRDLEEKEYVNPNKFVEGYSFFNKKDEKINVSTNQLFIWKCDQENGEISKAILNWFNRFNMIDGMDHNGYINFTMKKMDNEDFKEKIIDLVKTADIGIDDIQVEEEDVPLEVIEKLQLPEFLKDEMIKEGGFKSITLNTLHQKFDSNGNVVDNVIFELEKEESKGTRKFFAMSAPILDTLKNGKVLIIDELDASLHPILTQHLIKLFHDENINRNNAQLIFATHDTNLLKRTIFRRDQIWLSEKDKYGSTDLYSLAQFKNVRKNEDFEKQYIHGKYGAIPYLGKFEF, encoded by the coding sequence ATGTTAGTAGAATTCACAGTAAATAATTTTAAGTCAATTAAAGATACTGTTAGATTCAGTATGCTTACTTCCTCAAAAGATGAAGGTAATAGCTTTGAAAAAAGAAAGTACAATTTACTTAAAAGCGCCATTTTATATGGTGCTAATGCGAGTGGTAAAAGTAATTTTTTAAGAGCAATGGCATTTATGAGTAGATTTGTATTAAATAAATACAAAATCATTCAATCTACGGACAAACTTCCACATGAACCTTTTCGATTATCTACCGAAACTGAAGACGCTTCAAGTAGCTTTGAAATTGTATTTTTTATTGATGATATCAAATATCGATATGGTTTTGAAATTGATAATGAATTAGTTTATTCAGAATGGTTATACGCTGATGAAAAAGGGAAAGAGGCGAAATTATTTTATAGAGACTTAGAAGAAAAAGAGTATGTCAATCCAAATAAATTTGTAGAGGGGTATAGCTTTTTTAATAAAAAAGATGAAAAAATTAATGTATCTACTAATCAACTTTTTATTTGGAAATGTGATCAGGAGAATGGAGAGATTTCAAAAGCTATACTAAATTGGTTTAATCGATTTAACATGATTGATGGTATGGATCACAATGGATATATTAATTTCACTATGAAAAAAATGGATAATGAAGACTTTAAAGAAAAAATTATAGACCTTGTCAAAACAGCTGATATTGGAATTGATGATATTCAAGTTGAAGAGGAAGATGTACCATTAGAAGTTATTGAAAAATTACAATTACCTGAATTTCTAAAAGATGAAATGATTAAAGAAGGGGGATTTAAATCTATCACTTTAAACACATTACATCAAAAATTTGATAGTAATGGTAATGTAGTAGACAATGTTATTTTTGAACTAGAAAAAGAAGAGTCAAAAGGAACTAGAAAATTTTTTGCTATGTCTGCACCAATCTTAGATACATTAAAAAATGGAAAAGTTTTAATTATTGATGAGTTAGATGCAAGTTTACATCCTATATTAACACAACATTTAATTAAACTTTTCCACGATGAAAATATCAATAGAAATAATGCTCAATTAATTTTTGCTACACATGATACAAATCTCTTGAAAAGAACAATTTTCAGAAGAGATCAAATTTGGCTAAGCGAAAAAGATAAATACGGTTCAACTGATTTATATTCATTGGCACAATTTAAGAATGTTAGAAAAAATGAAGATTTTGAAAAGCAATACATTCATGGCAAATATGGTGCAATTCCATATCTTGGAAAATTTGAGTTTTAG